Proteins from a single region of Dyadobacter fanqingshengii:
- a CDS encoding peptidoglycan DD-metalloendopeptidase family protein gives MKYLIRLLIVALVIEFAVSCKPVPVSHWFPVTPLEHYEKELFKAKMEKTAAGQTWFRVSDAVLNDSIFSLAPYQERFFLGDSVPAQAIRLNIPEGRRLVIAPSREPEDTSSHFFMELYKIKHNGKPQRLDYISDKMQTLTYTNDDSDTLLLRLQTGLGEKIAVSLSLTTEPALGFPVSGHDMSSVISFWGADRDGGIRSHEGIDIRAKRGTPVVAAQNGFVTQTGTNNLGGKVVFLSSMNSPYSLYYAHLDSQLVSVGKRVVVGDTLGLVGNTGNAITTAPHLHFGIYARGSGAVNPLSFIDNRKEKIPGLPERSRWLGDTVRIRRKANLYISPQFEQSGKIASISANTLVRILGEMAKGFRVELENGTKGYIPSVPFEAYSKQISLNK, from the coding sequence AACATTATGAGAAGGAGCTTTTTAAGGCGAAAATGGAGAAGACTGCTGCTGGGCAAACCTGGTTCAGGGTTAGCGATGCCGTTTTGAATGATTCCATATTTTCGCTCGCGCCCTACCAGGAGCGGTTTTTCCTTGGGGATTCCGTCCCGGCGCAGGCGATACGGTTAAACATCCCCGAAGGAAGAAGATTGGTCATAGCGCCCTCGCGTGAGCCGGAAGATACTTCGTCGCATTTTTTCATGGAGCTATACAAGATCAAGCATAACGGTAAGCCGCAGCGACTCGACTACATCAGCGACAAAATGCAAACATTAACCTACACAAATGATGACTCCGACACATTATTACTGCGCTTACAAACCGGTCTAGGTGAAAAAATAGCAGTTTCCCTTTCGTTAACCACCGAGCCAGCATTAGGTTTCCCGGTTTCAGGACATGATATGTCATCGGTGATCAGTTTTTGGGGAGCGGACCGGGATGGCGGAATCCGCTCACATGAAGGAATTGATATTCGGGCGAAGCGAGGAACGCCTGTCGTCGCAGCACAAAATGGCTTCGTAACCCAAACGGGAACCAACAATCTGGGTGGAAAAGTCGTTTTCCTATCCTCCATGAATAGCCCATATTCATTGTATTATGCACATCTGGATAGTCAACTGGTTTCTGTTGGAAAGCGTGTGGTTGTGGGCGATACACTTGGACTGGTAGGAAACACAGGCAATGCAATTACCACAGCGCCGCACCTGCATTTTGGCATTTATGCCCGGGGTTCCGGAGCGGTGAATCCGTTGTCGTTTATTGATAACCGCAAAGAAAAAATTCCCGGCTTGCCCGAACGGTCGCGTTGGCTCGGCGACACGGTTCGCATCCGACGTAAAGCCAATTTATATATCTCTCCGCAGTTTGAACAGTCTGGTAAAATCGCCTCCATTTCAGCCAATACATTGGTGCGAATACTGGGAGAAATGGCGAAAGGTTTTCGGGTAGAATTGGAAAACGGCACGAAAGGATACATTCCTTCGGTTCCGTTTGAAGCTTATTCGAAACAAATTTCATTGAATAAATAA